The following DNA comes from Watersipora subatra chromosome 8, tzWatSuba1.1, whole genome shotgun sequence.
CACTTCAGCTAATAGAGCAAATATCCTAACAATCTTAGTCGTTTTAGTATAAAAAGTGTCACTTTTGTAACAATCGTATGTCAATCAGTAAAGACTAAGATGAAAACCCCAATTCTTTTAAAACTAGATGTGAGAATGATGTAATCACGACATGGAGCAACACCAAAATGAAATAGAGCATAGGGGTCGCAACTCCTCAAGGTGCCATCATTTCAAAAATCAGCAACATGCTCTTTGTTGGTCATGTTGTAATTAGATGTAACAATAGCTCTTTATGCAATTATGCAGTAGCTCTTTTGAAGCTGATTGGAACCTTATTTTATAtaaggttttttatttttatattttataacaatttcaatattaaaCTACTTTAATCATATTGAGCAAAAAGTtctatatatgaaatatatatatatatatataatatatataatatgtatataatatatataatatgtatataatataatatatatattatatatatgttatataaaatcgAGTGTTGAGAATATCAACACAAACAGAGCAAGGAATAAATAGTGTTTGACAAAATAAAGAGAGTAGAACAAACCAcatattaatcaattgaaatcaattaaaataAAACCTGACTATGCCTATATGTGGCTTGGTGATAttgcatttaaaaataaaaaggtaCATAACACCTTAACATCAACTACCAAAGCTTAAAATATCACAGATGACTGATATGAGCCAGCAGCTGGTATATCAAACCTTTATTATACTTTACTTATACCGTCAGGCAGCTcagtttgttattatatttttattgatactagtattaatgattaaatattattaataaattaaatattataattttaggTGAAAAGCGTGATCTTGAGCTGAAGATTGTGTCAGCTGATGACATAATAGTTAACAGTAACCAGCACCCTGTAGTTCCTCATCCGCTACAACCACCCTTATCCCATCTTCCCCCAAAGTCTATAACTCTACTCAGATCCATAAAACTGTCATCACAGCCTGTATCAGTATGTCAGCATGAAGGAGTTACATATGTAGGGTtgtataatggtacagtcaTTAGAATTGATAGCAACTACAATCTCCATGACTCATTCATCTCCCCTCCTGGTATTGTTGAGTCCATTTGCATCTATGAGAACAGACTATAcatattgtcttacaaaagttgTCGCAGAGTAAGTGTCTATGAGGTGTCAGGACAAATGGTCACCACCTGGCGGCATCCTTATCATGGCTATAACTGTAGCATGCTGACTGTAGCcgcaggtaatgtagtggttGCTGATCCTCGTAACAAGAGACTAACTATTTATTCTCTCACTGGTGAGACTCAGCGTAACGTCAGCTGCCCCCTTTTGAGTAATAATCCGGTCTCGATATGCGCTGGACACgatgatgatgtcatcatagcGGACTATGAGACACAGAAAGTCTTCAAATTCAACATCATCACTGGGGATGTCATGTGGACTTTCACCCAGCCTGATCCGCCACAAGGTCTGGTGCGTTATGGAGACTACATACTGGTAGCTGCATACAACAGGAATATCATTTTCACACTCAGCTATGCTACAGGTAAGTTGTATGTATGAGGTGCTGGTTAGTAACATTTATTGAGAGTATCATGTTAGCTTATGAAACACTTTATAATTTAGCTTTATAACTgtggttcttaaccttgttGGAGCTACCGAACCCCACCAGTTTCATATGCGCGTTCACCGAACCCTactttctttcttttttttgcGGGGCAGCACTCCACGGATCCGCTGCTCAATTTGCATACAACTGAACCCTACTTtagtgtaaaataaaatatgaatttttttcaaactcaAGACGTACATGTTTTTCTACTGGTGCACAAAATAAACCATGCATGAACATCATCTTGTTCAAAGAACAAAACCACCATAGTGCATGAATTCACAACAAATTACATACCTGCAAATCAGTGTGACTTCTGTTGTTGCCTTTGAAAGACCAGTTTAAATATGCGTGGCTTCACCATGACAAGTGCCAATCTCATGTCATTTTCACAGCAGTTTATTCCTTTTCTTTGTTCTTATGTCCATCATCCTTGAAAAGGATTGCTCGCAAAGATGTGTTGTAACAaattgttatgtttctgcacagaagcaattaaatagagtattaaattagagaaatggtttattgcacactccagagacaactgatttgataacagaaaacccaagtatttatatgtttggtcatagaaaagctttgtaaaaagctacaagcattattaatagctataatgagacagtactatataatattagcttgtataaagctttagctaaaaagcataatgtttgttggcaaagtaccagtaatacttggcacttgcatgacacaaaTGGAATAAAAAACTATAAGGCTTTCTTGGCAATAACTGGATACTTTTCTATTTGTCGACACCAAAATTTTGAGAGCGTTGTTGTTCTGAAGAGTTGCTGTTGAACCTTGCTCTGTTGTATTTTAATGATTTTGTTGAGGTATTAATCATTGACTTCTGCTGTCTCAACAGCAAACGTGAACGGCTGTTTCACCCATGCTGAATATGACTCTCGTGCAGAGAAGTATCCATCAAGAGACTCTGCAAGCTCATCTGAGTGCATAGCAATTGCTTGCTCCAGTTCCATGGGTACAGAAGTGTCAGACTTCCAGAACATTCCAGACACATCTTCAATCTTACACAATTGTCCAGAAGGGAATGTTTGTAAAGTTCTTCTTCTCCATTTGTCATCTCCATAATGGTAGTTTTTTTGAAAAGCCCTCAGGTTTTCTTCTGTTTCCATGATGATGACTCTACCGCCCTGCATTTGCTGATTAAGGATTGGATTAAGGATTGCTACAAATATATCAGCTATGCACGCTAAAATGAGAAGAAACTCAGAATTTTTGAAGCATGGCAATGTTGGTGCTCGTGCAAAAACATGGCTAATTCCACACGCAAGGTAAAAATACGATTCAGCACCCGTCCGTGGGATAACCACCGAGCATTAGAATGATACAGAGGTACCTCAAATTCAGCGACCATTTCTTTGCATAGCTTGCTGAAGATGCGGTGCCCCAGAGCACTAGTTCGCACATAGTTCACGCATTCCATTACTGCCAGTTTTTAATACTTCTGCCATTTCTGAAGGCAAGGTTTTTGTTGCCAACGCATGCCTGTGCAAAATGCAATGCATAACAATGATGTGTGGTGCTTCGGCTTTTACTAGCACACAAAAAACTGGTTTTCATCGCAGCATGACTGGAGCTCCATTCGTACAAACTGCAGAAACCATATCCCACAAGAGATTATTGTCTCTGAAGAAGTCGTCCACGAGTTTCTTCACATCGGCTGCCTTAGTTTTTGTTGTAAGAGGCTTACAAAATAATAACTCTTCTTTTAACATGTCG
Coding sequences within:
- the LOC137402035 gene encoding uncharacterized protein, translated to MIEAVADGEKRDLELKIVSADDIIVNSNQHPVVPHPLQPPLSHLPPKSITLLRSIKLSSQPVSVCQHEGVTYVGLYNGTVIRIDSNYNLHDSFISPPGIVESICIYENRLYILSYKSCRRVSVYEVSGQMVTTWRHPYHGYNCSMLTVAAGNVVVADPRNKRLTIYSLTGETQRNVSCPLLSNNPVSICAGHDDDVIIADYETQKVFKFNIITGDVMWTFTQPDPPQGLVRYGDYILVAAYNRNIIFTLSYATGEKVSEMRGDGIGKDNIDSLSVTGNTLVVPQWSENKVFFYELSEKVIARDSNSAIIRALYGRRMLY